A genome region from Panicum virgatum strain AP13 chromosome 4K, P.virgatum_v5, whole genome shotgun sequence includes the following:
- the LOC120702700 gene encoding cell division control protein 48 homolog C-like: MAKRPRHGGAGRSRLRPLEGKLRRCILNGGLAVAGASAEEVGDTLRFHHPEFRRQKLDPFTALVRRVLSSIPSSSSSSGSDDDDDDGSSASRRRHDAHATTSSSTSVFDEATHPPPSPAFDVTKSLLRSQYAARVQTPKRNPAANQQQLEIEVNAEKARRLITSDGGAGGDAKPDAAASEGIVRREKGPRFADLGGMEAVIEELMMEVVVPLCHPELPQRLGVRPVAGLLLHGPPGCGKTTLAHAIANETGVPFYKISAPEVVSGVSGASEENIRGLFQKAYRTAPSIVFIDEIDAIASKRENLQREMERRIVTQLMTCMDQFHQNIGSSSSDLDAESAEKKPGYVIVIGATNRPDAVDQALRRPGRFDREISLGVPDENARKQILKMLTQNLRLEGEFDLFKIARATPGFVGADLKALVDKAGNLAMKRIIDERRAQYRRNHDGNSKHDWWRQPWDASEVEGLHITMDDFEEATKMVQPSLRREGFSSVPDVTWDDVGGLDSLRKEFDRCIIRRIKHPEDYEVFGVNMQAGFLLFGPPGCGKTLIAKAVAHEAGANFIHIKGPELLNKYVGESESEVRKIFTRARTNSPCILFFDEVDALTTKRGKEGGWVVERLLNQLLIELDGADQRQGVYVIGATNRIDVIDDAVLRPGRFGKKLYVPLPGAEERVSILKAHARSKPISFDVDLAALAHREECNNLTGADLASLVNEAAMAALEERLEFLENGTSSMNSSSLIELSHFERALSKVKPSVSEQQIKHYEALSKRYSSN, encoded by the exons ATGGCGAAGCGCCCGCGtcacggcggcgctggccgctccAGATTGCGGCCCTTAGAGGGGAAGCTCCGCCGCTGCATATTGAACGGCGGCCTAGCTgtcgccggcgcctccgccgagGAAGTCGGCGACACCCTCCGCTTCCACCACCCCGAGTTCCGCCGCCAGAAGCTCGACCCTTTCACCGCTTTGGTCCGCCGCGTCCTCTCCTCGAtaccctcctcctcatcctcctccggctccgacgacgacgacgatgacggaTCCTCCGCATCCCGTCGTCGCCACGACGCCCACGCTACGACCTCCTCCTCTACCTCCGTCTTCGACGAGGCCACacacccgccgccgtcccccgccTTCGACGTCACCAAGTCCTTGCTCCGCTCCCAGTACGCCGCGCGCGTGCAAACGCCCAAGCGGAACCCCGCCGCTAACCAGCAGCAGCTGGAGATTGAGGTGAATGCAGAGAAGGCGCGCCGCCTCATCACGTCcgacgggggcgccggcggagaTGCTAAGCCGGACGCCGCGGCCTCTGAAGGAATAGTCAGAAGGGAGAAGGGGCCGAGGTTCGCCGATCTCGGTGGGATGGAGGCGGTGATAGAGGAGCTGATGATGGAAGTGGTCGTGCCCCTGTGCCATCCGGAGCTGCCGCAGCGCCTTGGGGTTAGGCCTGTCGCTGGGTTGCTGCTACATGGACCGCCTGGTTGCGGAAAGACCACACTTGCGCATGCCATTGCCAATGAGACTGGTGTGCCATTCTACAAGATCTCAGCCCCGGAGGTCGTATCTGGGGTATCTG GAGCTTCTGAGGAAAACATCAGGGGCTTGTTTCAGAAGGCTTATAGGACTGCTCCCTCGATTGTATTCATTGATGAAATAGATGCAATTGCATCCAAGAGGGAGAATTTGCAACGAGAGATGGAGCGACGGATAGTTACTCAATTAATGACATGCATGGATCAATTCCACCAGAATATTGGATCCAGCAGCAGTGATTTGGATGCAGAATCAGCTGAAAAGAAACCTGGTTATGTTATTGTCATTGGAGCCACAAATAGGCCTGATGCTGTGGATCAAGCTCTGCGGCGGCCAGGAAGGTTTGATCGAGAGATATCTCTTGGTGTTCCAGATGAGAATGCACGGAAACAGATACTTAAGATGCTTACTCAGAATCTCCGACTTGAAGGCGAATTTGACTTGTTCAAGATAGCTAGGGCCACACCAGGTTTTGTTGGTGCTGACCTGAAGGCGTTAGTGGACAAAGCAGGCAATCTAGCAATGAAGAGAATAATTGATGAAAGAAGAGCTCAGTACCGTCGTAATCATGATGGGAATAGCAAGCATGACTGGTGGAGACAACCTTGGGATGCCAGTGAGGTGGAGGGCCTACATATTACAATGGACGACTTTGAG GAAGCAACAAAAATGGTTCAACCATCCTTGAGAAGAGAAGGGTTTTCATCTGTGCCTGATGTCACATGGGATGATGTTGGAGGTCTGGATTCATTAAGGAAAGAGTTTGACCGCTGCATTATTCGACGTATCAAGCATCCTGAAGATTATGAG GTGTTTGGAGTGAATATGCAAGCTGGCTTCCTGTTGTTTGGACCTCCAGGCTGTGGGAAAACACTAATTGCAAAAGCAGTGGCCCATGAGGCAGGGGCTAATTTTATTCATATCAAG GGACCTGAACTATTGAACAAGTATGTTGGGGAAAGTGAATCAGAAGTGAGGAAAATATTCACTCGTGCACGCACAAATTCCCCATGCATCCTATTTTTCGATGAG GTAGATGCTTTGACAACAAAGAGAGGGAAAGAGGGAGGATGGGTTGTTGAACGTCTCCTAAATCAG TTACTTATTGAACTTGATGGTGCTGATCAACGGCAAGGTGTCTATGTGATAGGAGCTACAAACAG AATTGATGTGATAGATGATGCTGTTCTACGGCCTGGTAGATTTGGGAAGAAACTTTATGTACCTTTACCTGGTGCGGAAGAGCGGGTCTCAATATTAAAAGCACATGCTCGAAGCAAGCCCATCTCATTTGATGTCGATTTGGCTGCACTGGCACATCGTGAGGAATGCAACAATCTCACTGGAGCCGACCTAGCATCACTG GTCAATGAAGCAGCCATGGCAGCATTGGAAGAGAGATTGGAATTCCTTGAGAATGGGACATCGTCAATGAATTCCTCGTCTTTGATCGAGCTCTCACACTTCGAACGTGCTCTATCAAAGGTTAAGCCATCAGTATCTGAACAG CAAATTAAACACTACGAGGCATTGTCAAAGAGATACTCGTCAAACTGA